CGTTCTTTCCGGTCTCGACCCCGAAGGCGTTCTACGGGTTGCTGGAGGCGTCGCACAGCAAGGATCCGGATGCGATGAAGAGTTTCATCGCCGCGAATCCCGAGTTCGCCGCGTTCGGTGAGTGGGCCAAGAACGCGCCTTGGACGGCGAGCTACGCGGAAGAGCCCTATAACGGCCTCAACGCCTTCCTCTTCGTCGATGGCTCCGGTGCCGAGCATGCGGTGCGCTGGTCGCTCCGCCCGCAGGCACCCATCGTGCCGATCACGCCGGAGGATCTCACCAAGCTCGGCCCCGACCATCTCGACCAGGAGATCACGGACCGGGTCGCCAAGGAACCGCAGCGCTGGACCCTGGTGGTGACCGTCGCCGATCCGGGCGATCCGACGTCCGATCCCAGCAAGGCATGGCCGGAAGGGCGCAAGACCGTCGAGGTGGGCACGCTCGTCGTGCAGCAGATCCAGGCCGAACGCGATGGCCCGTGCCGCGACATCAATTTCGACCCGACCTTCCTGCCGAACGGCATCACGGTGTCGGACGATCCCTTCCCGGCCGCGCGATCGTCCGCTTACGCGCGGTCCTACGCCCTGCGCACGGCCGAGGTTCAATATTATCCCTATCACCAGCAAACCGCGGCGGGGACCCAGCCATGAGCAGCGGCGGCGTGCGATTCACCGTTCTTCAGCGTTCGCTGCACTGGCTCATGGCGGCCTGCATCCTGGCGATGTTCTTCATCGGGGTCGGCATGGTGTCGACGGTCATGCCGAAATACATTCCCCTCCTGGCGACGCACAAGACGCTCGGCATGGCGATCCTCGTCCTCGCGCTGATCCGGCTGGTCGTGCGCCTCCGCTACGGCGCGCCGCGACTGCCGGCGGATCTGCCGGAGCCGATGAAGCTCGCGGCACATCTGTCCCATTACGCGCTCTATGCCCTCATGATCGCCATGCCGCTGATCGGCTGGGCGATGATGTCGGCCAGCGCCTATCCGATCGTGCTCTATGGCGGCATCCACCTTCCCGCCATCCTGCCCCAGAGCGACGCCGTGCGGACGATCCTCTGGAACGCGCACCACTACCTGGCGTTCGCCTTCTTCGCGCTGGTGCTGCTGCACCTCGCCGCCGCGCTCTTCCATGCGCTGGTCCGGCGGGACGGCGTCTTCCAGAGCATGGCGCCGGGGCCGTCCCACGATAAGGTTGCCGCGGCCGAGTGACGGACGGCGCTGCGGCCTGATCCGGCGCCCGGACAAAAGGAGCCCTCATTTCCCCCCCGCCGCTCCCAATGCTGCGGCCTTCTGCGCGCCTCGGCTTGGCATGAACCTCAACGCTATGCTTGAGTAGCAGCCCGGCGAATTGAAGTGCAGGCGAAGACAAGGTTGCGACGGCGGCAGGACCGCCGGCGCAGGGCCAACAACGCAACGGGGCAGGCGGGGCCATGATCGCAGACAGCGACATCATCTCGGCGGTGAACGCGCAGACCGGTGCCGCGGGCGAAGTCTTGCGCTTCGTGCATGCCCATCCCGAACTCGGCCACGAGGAGCATGTGTCGTCGGCGCATATCGCGGAGCGGCTCGCGCGCGGCGGTTTCCAGGTCGAGCGCGGCGTCGGCGGCATGGCCACGGCGTTTCGCGCCACCCTGACCGGCGCGCGGCCGGGCCGGTCGGTCGGCATCGTCGTGCTCTATGACGCCGTGCCCGCCGTCCGGGCGAACGGCAGCATCGAGGCCGTTCATTCCTGCGGACATGGACCGATCTCCGGCGGGACGACCGCCGCGGCCCTGGCTCTCGCCGGCCTGCGCGACCGTCTCGCCGGCAAGATCGTGCTGTTCGGCTGCCCCGCCGACGAGATCCATGCACCCGGCACGGTGGCGCGTGGCGGCGGCAAGGCGCTCTCGGCCGCGGCCGGTCTCTGGGACGGGATCGATGCGGCGCTCTATGCACATCCGGAGTTCATCAACACGGTCTCGAAGTCCTCGCTGTGGATGCGCCGGGATCAGGCCACCGTTTCGGGCTTGCGCTCCCTGCGCAAAGGGGTCGTGACGGAGCCGATGGCCGCCTTGCGCCGCCTGACCGCGGTCCTCGACCAGGTCGAGCCGGATCGCGTCATCGCCGAGGACGTGCATTTTCATGGCGACATCGAGGAGGGCGCCGGGCTGGTGCTGACCGCGACCTTCCTGATCTTCGCCGACGATGAAGCCGGTTTGGCCAAGGCCGCGCAGCCCTTGCGCCACGCCCTGACGGGCGCGCGATGGTCCGAGGGGCGCGTCGTCTGCGGCGTCCGGCCCGACGACCGCGTGACGGCGGCGGTCGCCCAGGCCTTCGCGGCGGCCGGGCGCGATTTCGTGAAGGACCCGCCACCCCTGCCCTTCGCCACCGACTTCGGCAACATCTCGCAGCGGGTCCCGGCCGCCCTCATCGGTATCGGCCGGCCGGGCGGGTGGGCGTTTCATACCGACGAAGGCGCCCGCCAGTTCGCGGGGCCCGACGGCGAAGAGGAAGCGCTCGGGATTGCGCGCGTCCTGGCACTCGCGGCTGCCCGCCTGAGCGAGCCGAAGTAGGAAGACATTCGGCCCATAGCCATCCGGGCTGAGGCAAGAAGTTGAGGGTGATCCTGCGGGAGCCCCGCATGAGGGTTTTGAGTCGAAGCAAGTCGCTGCGTCTCCGGCATGTCGGCTCGTGCTAGCCGCTTGCAACCTGAGTCCGGCACGGCGCGGTTTGACGACAGCCCGCACCTACGAGTGTCATGGGGCCGATCCCAGCTTCGGCCATTCGACATGCCATAGAGAGCCTCGTCCCTGACGTGACAACTCCGTCATTGCTGATGTTTCGCCAGCCAATCGCGAGCGAGTTGCTGCGCCTTCGATATGTCGGCAGGCGTCATCAGTGCGGCAAGCCGATCGCGGTTCTCGGACGCGTATTGATCGCCAAGAGCCGTGGCAAGATTGAACCACATATGCGCCTGCACATAGTCTTGTGTTACACCTTGGCCCTTCTCATACATCGTGCCAAGGCTGTTTTGAGCTGCGGCATTCCCCTGTTCGGCCGCTTTGCGAAACCAGTTCACCGCCTCCGAATAGTCCTGTTGGACGCCCTGGCCGTTTCCGTACAGGACACCGAGGCCATATTGGGCGAGGACTACGCCCTGCTCGGCGGCTTGCCGAAACCATTTTGCGGCCTCGGCGTAGTCCTTTTGAACGCCGTGGCCCTGGTCATAGATGAAGCCGAGGTTGAACTGAGCACCCGCATTGCCCTGCTCGGCGGCCTTGCGATACCACCTTTCCGCCTCGGCGTAGTTTCGAGGAACGCCATGGCCTTGGTCGTAGATGATGCCGAGGTAGAACTGAGCGATGGAAATGCCCTGATTCGCGGCCTTGCGGAACCACTTTGCGGCCTCGGCATAGTCTTGATGAACGCCGTGACCCTGGTCGTAGAGGATGCCGAGATTGAACTGGGCGAGGGCATTGCCCCGCTCGGCGGCCTTGCGATACCACCTTGCGGCCTCGGTATAGTCTCGAGGAACGCCGTGGCCTCGGTCGTAGAGGATGCCAAGGTTGAGTTGGGCTTCGACAACGCCCTGTTGGGCCGCAAGCCAATACCACTTCGCGGCCTCCGCATTGTTCTGCGAGACACCTCGGCCCAAGTCGTTCATGGCGCCGAAATAGAACTGAGCGTCCGCGTCGCCTTGGCTGGCGGCGCTGCGAAACCAGTTTGCGGCCTCCGCGTAATCTTGCGAGACGCCTCGGCCCAAATAGAGCATGACGCCGAGATTGTATTCAGCGGGGGCATAGCCCTGCTCGGCGGCTTTTCGATACCACTTGGCGGCCTCGGCATCGTCCTGCGGCACGGCATGGCCGACGGCATATAGAAAGCCCAGGGCTTCCTGGGCCGCGGCATTCCCCGCTTCGGCAAGCGGTTTCAACAATTGAGATGCCGTCTTGCTGTCGCCTCGTTGAAGCGCGGACCAGGCATCAGCGAGGTCATCCGCGAGCAACGTAACATGCGCTCCCAGGAGCAGGACCAGGGCGGCGAAGATCCGGAGAACCTGGCGCAGGGGGTTCGCCAATTCGCTCTGAGCAAAAGCCACTCGATGCCGAAGGGGCGGATTATCCATTGCTTCGAGCCCAACCGGAAGATGCCAACCGACAGCGAGGCGACCCCGTTTCCGAGATTCTGCCTGAGATATTGCGCGGCCAAGTCAGTGAAGCCCTGACCGCAATCACGGGCCAATGCCGTCCGAACCGCCCGATCAGGCCACACAGGTTGCACTATGAACGGGCTGTGTCTTCCGCTGGTGCCCGTGAGCCGCCTGTGCCGTTCCGAACTGCCGTGATCTACCTGGACTGCGAGACACTCATCGCGGGCGCCTTCCTCATCCGACATTCGCCGGACAGTTGGCCCATGACGCTGAGATTGCTACCGAAGCACAGCCTTCGCAAGGGAGCGTTCGGAAATGCCTGTCGAACGTCTCCCGACTCTTCAACCACAGGCTTCACATCTCAAGAGTAAACCAAGGCGCTGTGGCTCACCTCGATCGCGGGCAAGCGGTCCTTGTCGATCCAGTAGTCGTGGCTGTGCTGCCATTCCGGCTTGTCGCCGCATCTCGGCATAGGCAGCTGGAGGCTGCGCAGGATGTAGTTGGGATTGAAGTTCTCCGGCTCGATCCAGGGCCTGATGCGCATATCCCTGTCCTCCGGCCGGAGCGTCGGAACGACCTTCTCGAACCCCTTCTCATCCATGTAGCCGAGCAGGCGGCAGACGAAGTCGGCGATCAGGTCGACGCGCAAGGTCCAGCTCGACCGGATATAGCCGAACACCCACGCCATGTTGGGCACGCCGGTGAACATCATGCCGTGGAAGCCGACTGTCTCCGAAAAATCCAGCGGCCTGCCATCGACCGCGAACTCGATATCGCCGAAGACGCAGATATTTAAACCCGTGGCCGCCACGACGATATCGGCGGCAAGCACGCGGCCGGACTTGAGGACGATGCCGGTCTCGGTGAAGCTGTCGATCTCGTCGGTCACCACCGAAGCCTGGCCGGCGCGGATCGCCTTCAACAGATCGCCTTCCGGAATGACAGCCAGCCGCTGCCGCCAGGGGCGGTAGCGGGGCGTGAAATGGGTATCGACGTCATAGTCCTCGCCCAGATGGGCGCGGATGACGCTCAGGAGCTCAGCCTTGACGACCTCCGGTTCGGCGAAGGTCCGGCGCTCGAACTCGGCATCGTCGTGAAGGATCTTCTGCCGGACGATCTCGTGGATCCATTCCTCCTTGATCTTCAGCCGCCGCAGCTCGTCGGCCAGCGGAATCGCGTTGCTGCTAGCATGAAAATAGGTCGGCGAACGCTGCAGCATGGTGATATGGCGGCAGTCGGGTGCCATGGCGGGGATGATCGTTGCGGCGGTCGCGCCCGAGCCGATGACGACGACATTCTTCCTCCGGTAGTCGAGATCCTCGGGCCAGTTCTGCGGATGGACGATCGGGCCCTGGAATCGCTCCATGCCGCTCCATTTCGGCATGTGGCCTTCCGCGTGATTGTAGTAGCCCTGGCACATCCACAGGAACTTCGCGGTGAACGTGACGGTCTCGCCTGCGTCGCCACGTCGACAGGTCACCGTCCACCGGTTGCTCTCGCTCGACCAACGGGCGGCCGAGACCGCGTGTCGATAGCGGATGCGGGATCCCAGCCCGTTCTCGTCGATGACCTCGCCCATATAGGCCAGGATCCTGTCCGCCGTCGCGATCGGCGGGCCGATCCACGGCTTGAAGCGATAGCCGAAGGTGTAGAGGTCGCTGTCGGACCGGATTCCGGGGAAGCGGTGGGTGCGCCAGGTCCCGCCGAAACTCTCCTGGGCCTCGAGAATGACGAACGTCGTCGAAGGACATTGCTGCGTCAGGTGGTAGGCAGCGCCGATCCCCGAGATGCCGGCGCCGATGATGAGCACATCGCAGGTCTCGACGTTTCGAGCGGTCGAGGTCTCGATCTCAGTCCGACCGTCCATGGGCGTGCCGCCTCCTCGGCGAAAATCACGACAGATCAGCTGGCGTGCGCGGAAGAGCCGTAGGTTCCGGAAGCGCTATGGCGCTTCCTCAGGACCTACAAACCGCGCATGGCTCCCCGATCTGGTCTCAGCATAGGTCCCGGTTCTCTCGCGTGGCAAGGCGCAGCCGGAGTGCCGTGATTCGAGACCTCCTGCCTCTGCGGTCCGTCCAGACCCGATGGCTGCGCGCGCCCTCGGCGTCCCTGGAAGCCCGGGGCCCGCGGGATCAGAAGCTGAAGGGGATCCTGAAATACAGAATGCCGCCTTCGTCCCGGCTCCCCAGCGAGAGCCCCATGGGATCCTCTTTCTCCTGGGGAATTTCCATCAAGCGCATATGGAGTTCGTGGCGCTTCACCGCCTCGCATTCGTTCTCCGTCAAGAGCGGCGGCCCGGCTTCCGGCGGCGTCGGTTGATCGGGCTGCGGGATGGCACCATCTATCCTGGACGGCTCATCGAGCAAGCCGATGCAAGGCCGCCTCTCATCCGCCGCATAGGCGGAGAGGGCCAGGAACGTTGCAAGAATTCCAATGATAACGATACGTCGCACGGAAACCGCCCGGAACCGGCTCGTCGGAGCACGGCTTACCTCATGCCAGCCTGTCACGCCTCAGCTTTGCGAGAGTACCGGCGTGGCGATGTCGATCATTGATGCAGGTCAAACGGTCGGCAAAAAGAACCGTGAAGCCGGCTTGGCGGATCGATCGCTGTTGGATGGTATCCAGGCCGGCGCCCCTGGTTCGCAGGCACTATCGCCCCTTCGGTCGCCGCATGGGCGCGATCGCGCGCGTGGAGGGATTGACGACGCGATCGATAGAAGCGCCCGCGCATCCCGTGCTAGGATCGAGTCCCGACGACCCCTCACATAACCGTCGCCGAGCCGCGCAACTCGGAAGCGTGCCCCGGGCGGCGACCGACAGCCGCAAATCCGGAAGCAGGATCATGACCACCGATCCCCTCGACGCCTATTGGTCCCGAAATTTCACCTGGGGCGTCTCTACCTCGAGCTACCAGATCGAGGGCGCCGCCAAGGAAGACGGTCGCGGCCCCAGTATCTGGGACACGCGCTGCCTGATGAAGGGCCGCGTCGCCAATGGCGACACGGGCGATGTCGCCTGCGATCACTATCATCGTTACAAGGAAGACATCGCGCTGATGAAGGAGATCGGCGTCGGCGCCTATCGGTTCTCGGTCGCCTGGCCGCGCCTTTTGCCGCGCGGGCGCGGCGCGGCGAACGCAGCCGGCCTCGATTTCTACGATCGGCTGATCGACGCCTTGCTGGCGGCCGGCGTCGAACCCTGGCTCTGTCTTTATCATTGGGACCTCCCGCAGGCGCTCGACGATCTTGGCGGCTGGACCAACCGGGAGTGCGCCGGCTGGTTCGCGGACTATGCGACGCTCGTCGCGCGCCGCTATGGCGACCGCGTCAAACGCTTCGCGACCTTCAATGAGTTCTCGGTCTTCACCCTGTTCGGCTATGCCATTGATTGGGGCGCGCCCGGCATCACCGACCGGCAGGCCCACCTCAAGGCCATTCATCACACCAACCTGGCTCACGGTCTCGGCGTCGAGACGATCCGCACGCTGGTGCCCGGAGCCTCGATCGGCGCGATCCATAACCGGCAGCGGATCCTGCCCGAAACGGACACGCCCGAGAACCGGACCGCCGCGGCACTGCTGGATGCCCATTGGAACACGGCCTTTCCCGATCCGCAGATCCGGGGCCATTATCCGGCGCTCCTGGCCGATGCGATCGAACCTTATGTCGAGGCCGGCGACATGGCGCGTATCTGCCGCCCGATCGACTGGTTCGGCCTCAACCATTACGGGCCGATCTTCGCCAAGGCGGAACCCAAGGCGATCTGGGGCTACGCCTGGGGCAAGACGCCGGACGAGGCGCCGAAATCGGATATCGGCTGGCCGGTCTTTCCGCAGCTCTTCCGCGACGAGCTGATCGAGATCACGCGGCGCTATCGCCTGCCGATCTATGTGACCGAGAACGGCGCCGGTGGCGAGGATCGTCCGGACGCGAAGGGCGGCTACGAGGACAAGAGCCGCATCGCCTATCTTCAAGCCCATATCGGCGCCATGCATGAGGCGATCGAGGCGGGCGCCGATGTCGGCGGCTATTTCGTCTGGTCCCTGCTCGACAATTTCGAGTGGGGCTCGGGCTACAGCGTCCGCTTCGGGCTGGTGCATGTCGATTTCGCCACCGGCAAGCGCACGCCCAAGGCATCCGCGCGCTGGTATGCCGGTCTGCTGCGCCGGGCGCGCGGTGGCTGAATCGGGCCCCTTTATGCCGAGGGGGCCTGCGTTTCCTCGACGACGGCGATCCCATCCAAGCGCTTCACGCTGAAGCGGCGCCCGAAGAAGCGCTCGTCGAGCGGCCGCTGGCTGTAGGCAACCACGGTTGCCTCGGAAAACTCCTCCCGCAGCAGCCGCATCATGTCGGCTTCGCCAGCCGCGTCGCAGGCTTCCATGGCGTCGGCCAGCAGGATCCAGTGGGGGCGGCGCAGCAACAGCCGGGCGAATCCCAACCGCGCCAGTTCGTGCGGCGGCAGCGTCTGTTCCCAGATCTCGGTCTTGTCCAATCGAGCGACGAGATGAGGCAGGCCGACCTGCTCGAGCGCCGCGCGAACTTGTCCCGGCTCGCAATCGCGCAGCCCCGCCGGCTGGCAGATCGCCTCCCGCAGCGTTCCCATGGGAAAGTAGGGTTGCGCCGGCATGTAGAGCAGCAGCGCGCTTTTCGGCAGCAGGACGCGGCCGGAACCCCAGGGCCAGAGCCCCAGGGCGGCCATCAGCAGATGCTGGATGGCATTCTGATCGCCCGAGAGAAACACGCGGTCCCCGCGCCGGATTTCGGCGTCGAACGGGCCGACGATCGGCTCGCTCTCCGGGTTGTTGACCGATACCGCCTCGAGGCGCAGGTCGGTCCCCTCGCCTGGCACAAGCTCGATCGTCGCGCGGCCGCGGCGACCCATGTCGGTCGCCCAGCGCCGGATCGCCTGATGCAGCGCCTGAACGCGCTCCACGGACGCCCGCCACTCCGCGACCACGGCGATGTTGTCGATCGGCCAGGAAAGAGCGCCGGTCATCTGCTGGAAGGCCTGGGCCGTCTGCATCAACGCGCCCAGCGTCACCGTGCCGGCAATGAACCGTGGCGCCACCACGAGAATGGGAAACACCTGGGGCAGCATCGACCAGCCCGTCGTGAAGAAGAAGAGGTGGGTGAGCGCCGTGGTCTGGCGGTCCCAGGCTGCGACCGCCCGACGGAAGAAGGCGCCGAACCGCTCGCGGACATCGCCCTCGCTGCGCACCAGCGCGATGGCCAGGGATTTCTCCCGGGCATCGGCGAGCCCGAAGCGGAAATCCGCCTCCGCCGACTGCCGCAGGTTGGCGGCACGCACCAGCGGGCGTCCCAGCAACAGCGCGATGGTGCTGCCGGTCGCGGAGAAGCCGATGGCCAGCCAGACGAGATAGCCAGGCAGCAGCAGCTCCGTGCTCCCCAGCGGAATCCGCGTCTGCCC
The nucleotide sequence above comes from Hypericibacter terrae. Encoded proteins:
- a CDS encoding catalase family peroxidase; amino-acid sequence: MSGPSPSPPRPPFASLALIAVIVAVVAGAFAYTAGWLSPGRLTPTKIVEAFAPPTGPALGHRRNHAKGICFTGQFEANGNGAALSRAQVFAAGQYPAIGRFNLGTPDPNAPDATVRVRGMGLQISTPDGQVWRTAMIDAPFFPVSTPKAFYGLLEASHSKDPDAMKSFIAANPEFAAFGEWAKNAPWTASYAEEPYNGLNAFLFVDGSGAEHAVRWSLRPQAPIVPITPEDLTKLGPDHLDQEITDRVAKEPQRWTLVVTVADPGDPTSDPSKAWPEGRKTVEVGTLVVQQIQAERDGPCRDINFDPTFLPNGITVSDDPFPAARSSAYARSYALRTAEVQYYPYHQQTAAGTQP
- a CDS encoding cytochrome b; amino-acid sequence: MSSGGVRFTVLQRSLHWLMAACILAMFFIGVGMVSTVMPKYIPLLATHKTLGMAILVLALIRLVVRLRYGAPRLPADLPEPMKLAAHLSHYALYALMIAMPLIGWAMMSASAYPIVLYGGIHLPAILPQSDAVRTILWNAHHYLAFAFFALVLLHLAAALFHALVRRDGVFQSMAPGPSHDKVAAAE
- a CDS encoding M20/M25/M40 family metallo-hydrolase; amino-acid sequence: MIADSDIISAVNAQTGAAGEVLRFVHAHPELGHEEHVSSAHIAERLARGGFQVERGVGGMATAFRATLTGARPGRSVGIVVLYDAVPAVRANGSIEAVHSCGHGPISGGTTAAALALAGLRDRLAGKIVLFGCPADEIHAPGTVARGGGKALSAAAGLWDGIDAALYAHPEFINTVSKSSLWMRRDQATVSGLRSLRKGVVTEPMAALRRLTAVLDQVEPDRVIAEDVHFHGDIEEGAGLVLTATFLIFADDEAGLAKAAQPLRHALTGARWSEGRVVCGVRPDDRVTAAVAQAFAAAGRDFVKDPPPLPFATDFGNISQRVPAALIGIGRPGGWAFHTDEGARQFAGPDGEEEALGIARVLALAAARLSEPK
- a CDS encoding SEL1-like repeat protein, which produces MDNPPLRHRVAFAQSELANPLRQVLRIFAALVLLLGAHVTLLADDLADAWSALQRGDSKTASQLLKPLAEAGNAAAQEALGFLYAVGHAVPQDDAEAAKWYRKAAEQGYAPAEYNLGVMLYLGRGVSQDYAEAANWFRSAASQGDADAQFYFGAMNDLGRGVSQNNAEAAKWYWLAAQQGVVEAQLNLGILYDRGHGVPRDYTEAARWYRKAAERGNALAQFNLGILYDQGHGVHQDYAEAAKWFRKAANQGISIAQFYLGIIYDQGHGVPRNYAEAERWYRKAAEQGNAGAQFNLGFIYDQGHGVQKDYAEAAKWFRQAAEQGVVLAQYGLGVLYGNGQGVQQDYSEAVNWFRKAAEQGNAAAQNSLGTMYEKGQGVTQDYVQAHMWFNLATALGDQYASENRDRLAALMTPADISKAQQLARDWLAKHQQ
- a CDS encoding flavin-containing monooxygenase, encoding MDGRTEIETSTARNVETCDVLIIGAGISGIGAAYHLTQQCPSTTFVILEAQESFGGTWRTHRFPGIRSDSDLYTFGYRFKPWIGPPIATADRILAYMGEVIDENGLGSRIRYRHAVSAARWSSESNRWTVTCRRGDAGETVTFTAKFLWMCQGYYNHAEGHMPKWSGMERFQGPIVHPQNWPEDLDYRRKNVVVIGSGATAATIIPAMAPDCRHITMLQRSPTYFHASSNAIPLADELRRLKIKEEWIHEIVRQKILHDDAEFERRTFAEPEVVKAELLSVIRAHLGEDYDVDTHFTPRYRPWRQRLAVIPEGDLLKAIRAGQASVVTDEIDSFTETGIVLKSGRVLAADIVVAATGLNICVFGDIEFAVDGRPLDFSETVGFHGMMFTGVPNMAWVFGYIRSSWTLRVDLIADFVCRLLGYMDEKGFEKVVPTLRPEDRDMRIRPWIEPENFNPNYILRSLQLPMPRCGDKPEWQHSHDYWIDKDRLPAIEVSHSALVYS
- a CDS encoding GH1 family beta-glucosidase, which codes for MTTDPLDAYWSRNFTWGVSTSSYQIEGAAKEDGRGPSIWDTRCLMKGRVANGDTGDVACDHYHRYKEDIALMKEIGVGAYRFSVAWPRLLPRGRGAANAAGLDFYDRLIDALLAAGVEPWLCLYHWDLPQALDDLGGWTNRECAGWFADYATLVARRYGDRVKRFATFNEFSVFTLFGYAIDWGAPGITDRQAHLKAIHHTNLAHGLGVETIRTLVPGASIGAIHNRQRILPETDTPENRTAAALLDAHWNTAFPDPQIRGHYPALLADAIEPYVEAGDMARICRPIDWFGLNHYGPIFAKAEPKAIWGYAWGKTPDEAPKSDIGWPVFPQLFRDELIEITRRYRLPIYVTENGAGGEDRPDAKGGYEDKSRIAYLQAHIGAMHEAIEAGADVGGYFVWSLLDNFEWGSGYSVRFGLVHVDFATGKRTPKASARWYAGLLRRARGG
- a CDS encoding ABC transporter ATP-binding protein/permease, encoding MPYWSGEERWRAIALAAFLVLLTGGQVILVVALNFWFERLFDSLEQRNFHRFVMLIGAFFAILAANVAVVTVHLRIKRRLQIAWRDWLTRRLIGEWMADGRHYLITHLPGEHDNPDGRIAEDIRVSTERAVELMHTLFYCLLLLISFTSILWELSGQTRIPLGSTELLLPGYLVWLAIGFSATGSTIALLLGRPLVRAANLRQSAEADFRFGLADAREKSLAIALVRSEGDVRERFGAFFRRAVAAWDRQTTALTHLFFFTTGWSMLPQVFPILVVAPRFIAGTVTLGALMQTAQAFQQMTGALSWPIDNIAVVAEWRASVERVQALHQAIRRWATDMGRRGRATIELVPGEGTDLRLEAVSVNNPESEPIVGPFDAEIRRGDRVFLSGDQNAIQHLLMAALGLWPWGSGRVLLPKSALLLYMPAQPYFPMGTLREAICQPAGLRDCEPGQVRAALEQVGLPHLVARLDKTEIWEQTLPPHELARLGFARLLLRRPHWILLADAMEACDAAGEADMMRLLREEFSEATVVAYSQRPLDERFFGRRFSVKRLDGIAVVEETQAPSA